The stretch of DNA gctagAGTCGATTCAGCCAAATTTCGTTCGGGGCTGATCTGGCTGAATATGGTCAAAATTTGGCCAAGCATAACTCGGTCATATATGGCCAAATTTTGGCCATCGTCAGCTCCACCAAATTTTAGTTACGATCAAATCGACTGAATTCGATCAAATTTTGATGGGACAGTCTTAACTGAATacagataaattttaattatagccGACTTGGTTgtatatgaccaaatttcgtcAAGGGCCAATACGTTCAAATTTGAGTTTGGGTTGATTCGACTAGGGTTGACTTGGCCGAATTTTGACTAGGGTCAATTGGGTTGAATTTCTGCAGGGGTCGACTCGGTTGAATTTTGCCTAAGgtcaactcgactgaatttTGCCTAAGGTCAACTTGACCGAATTCGACCAAATTTCAGCCAAAGCCGACTCGACCAAATTCGGTCAATCTTCGATTGGGACTAACTTAGTTGCATTTTGAAGGTTGAGTCGGCCGAATTCTAATCAGGGTTGATCCATCTCAACCTTTGACTTGGATCGATCCTTTTTGACCTTCAGTCTGAGTTAGTCAATATCTGCTTTCATCTTAACCTAACTAAAaacttaaattgaaaatttggattgaattatttatatttgaaaatctgaatttagagaatgaatattcaatcaaaaatatataaaatatagatcaaattaaaatctagattaaataaaataaattttaaataaattggattttttaataaaataaattttaaatagatggATTGGAAAAAAAAGTGAATCGGATAAAAAAGTTAGATTTTTTATTCACCTCTTATTGATAccataaaactaatattttttccaaattaccCGTTTTTAGGTGATGGGCTGGTGGAATAAGTGCAATTGCAACCATTCTTGGCTGATTGTACTTGCTCTATGCTGTTAAGACTTGTCCAACAACCACATATTCCATCAAACACTATGTCTCTGAACCTTCCTCTTCGTTAAGCTTGACTACAAGTCAATAACGTAATCAATTTCTAAGAGCTCTTCTATAATTTCATTatctatcatatatattttactaattttaaatttgaataactttttacAAACCTTGAAAATTTCAAGCATTTGTTTATTATAAGTTGAGATGAAAAGTATTTGTATGTTTGAGGGTGATAATTAAGTAGAGGGAAAGTTCAGCGCAATTGAAGTTGAACAGTTTTTGGAAGGTGTGATTGATGAATATAATTGGTAACTTTTTTTTCCATTATATATTCCTTTTGAACATTATTGATGGAGAGGAATAGATcatcagatttttttttatttcaaataagaGATTTTTAGTGTttaagtacatttttttttaaagattaaattttcattatattttttctaattttgcaAGTTGTATACGGTTggaattctattttttataaacggACCCTTAacaatatttctttcttctaattttatagattatatatttatttataatacattattttattaaaaatttatattttttaataacttatgtgaatataaatttaaaaaatatatttaatttaatatttataaattaattaaaaataaaatttttgaaacatcaataaaattcaaatgtaaTATTATCACAGAAAATTAAGTCGGAAGGGGTTATCTAAACGTGCAATTAGATAGTAATGCATAAAAGGGTCCATAAATGTAGAGTGAGACCGGGCACAtgtatctttttctttactatcATCGCAATTTTTTCCACGAACGTGTTTATACAACTTGCGTTGACGGAAGGACACATAAGgaaatgagagagaaaaaagaaagtagGAGGTGACACCACAATATTAAATGATTATGTGGAAAATTTAGAATAGATTTGATGTTATTTGGTCATAGAAATATTGAATGATTACAAGGAAAATTTAGAATAGATTTGATGTATATGGACAGAATTATTGAATGAGCTTATgtggataatttatattaaatttgatttaattgtttgaaaaaaaaatcaacttaaaaGTAGTAggtaaatattaatatttaaaaatgatttcttataaaatatttaattttataaaatcaaaaaaataataatcccttgcttcatataattttaatttattttggtaaCACGTGTTTTACACGAGAACAGAgttaaaaaaagtcaaagtaATATtcgattaaaattaattttatttcagtaAAAAATTAGAGTGATTAAAATTTGTAggaatgaataaaatattaatttatttaatatatatatatatatatatatatatatatatataagtctaTATCgtcacaattattttttattgtcacttttttattatatttaaattttataatgattttacgatattttttttttgttaaattcaaTATCAACTTTAAGAATTAAAGAGAGCTTTTACATaaaaatctatataaaaatgacattttaagaGTTATATGATGTATCATACtaacataattaatatagaCATCGATTTGACATGTTCCAACGTAATTTTGGGTTTGGTAGATATGTATTTAATCGATACTTTGATGTTAAACTAATGTATTAATATGTATaggataatttttttaggtttaattatgtctttggtcccattttggagttaaaatctcaaaatggtacccaaatttttaaaagtctcaaaatggttcCCTTTtgtgttgaaacgtctcacgtttgccctttccgttaagtcaacgttgacgccgttagagggagtgccacgtgtcagttcctcgattttttgaatttttttattaattttttttgaattttatttttatttttaatttatttttttgaattttttttaaaaaatcaaaaaattgccacgtgtcaagctgtcatcgtgccacgtggcagtgacagtgacacgtgtcagtattacgccacgtgtcattttcttagtctcaatttggtccctttattttaatttgtctcaatttagtcccaatttttgtaaaaattagcaattttgtccctctccaaattgaaatcaaatttaatttttgtataaatgtacacaaatatttccatcaaaattgatatttcaagtaaatatttttaaccaaattaagttcatttaattaatattttacattgaactttatttaaaatggtttaaaagttgttaatagaaaataatgttaatagaaaaaaattcataaattacctagttcatgttacaataaaacacatataaatttaaaattttaaaactattttaagtaaagttgaatgtgaaacataattttaactaaacttaactatgttaaaaatatagaataaaaatatcaatttgaataaaaatatcaaatttaataaaaatatttgtataacattcatataaaattaaattttgtttcaatttgaagggggacaaaattgctaatttttacaaaaattgggactaaattgagacaaattaaaataaatggaccaaattgagactaacaaaatgacacgtggcgtaatactgacatgtgtcactgtcactgccacgtggcacgatgacagcttgacacgtggtaattttttgattttttaaaataaattcaaaaaaataaattcaaaataaaaaaaaattaataaaaaaattaataaaaaaattcaaaaaatcgaggaactgacacgtgacactccctctaacggcgtcaatgttgacttaacggcaagggcaaacgtgagacgtttcaacaaaaaaggggaccattttgatacttttaaaaatttggataccattttgagattttaactccaaaatggggaccaaaggcataattaaaccatttttttataaggGTTAGAATACTTTTTAAGTGttctttttaatgttaatttattttttattgataaaaaaaaaatcaatttgacaTGATCTAACGTAATCATGTAGTCATCAATTTGGCATGATTCATTGTGCACTTCTTGGCTTTTCTGTCGATATGGATCGATTTAGTTTTCATATCTACGGACATGactttagtttttaaaaaaatacatacaattttatttttaaaagaattacatacaattttgttgtgaaaaatttGTCATCCAATTAGATAATTTTCGACTTGTAGGGGTGAAATCGTGCAACCATCTAATGATTTTTTGTTGAAGTTGTAAGGccaataacaatttaaattaattacacttAATCAAAGTCATACAAGACGGGGATAGATAACTACTGCTTAAGCTGAAGTCGTGGAGGTACGAGAcgaatttttccaaaattcatAAACGTGGATTacataaaatttttacaaaaataaactattataaTGTATCTCTAACTCTGTTCACGATGTGTGTCACAGATTTGCAACACCTATTGCATTTATATTGAATGAAATGGTTGTTTTGGATAGATATCCTTCAACccttttttcattattataagaGATTTTTTTCATGGCAATAGGCCTAAAACTCACTATTTGATCTAGATGATGCAACTACTTGAACTCCATCAAGCCGCCAAAATTTTCcatattctaaaataaatgCAGTTACAATTATCATTGTTTTCGCATTTCACGAGAAATCACTCAATTACTGAAGAAACTTGAATGTGTCTAGTGTGCACATTTTAGAGTTCTACGTGTTATTATCTATTACTTGTTGATACCAGTTAATACCAGTTACCATGATCAATTATCAgcaccacaaaaaaaaaaccaaaaatccaTAAAGTAAACTCATAATATGATATACAAATAATTGACAAGAAAGTCGCTTCAGTATAGGGAAGTTTGGTTTGAAATTATGGAAGAAATATGTGGCATCCTCCACGAATTTTGCAAACGAATACAAAAGTCACAATTGAATTCGTGTGTCATCTATGATAATACAATAGACAAAAACAAAGAATTTGTATCTAAAAGAATTAATCTTGGATATGAGGGAGACAATTACAGTGAGATTGTGTTGCTGAAGAAGGAgttggagagaaaaaaaagtttggaCTCACACGTAGTCATCTCCTAACAATGATAATGTTGATTTCTTTCAAGAGAtcatattatttctatttaaacAATGTAAcaattgagtaaaaaaaatgatcaaaataaataattaaatcttttattagaTTGATAGATAATTATCTTCACATCTTTTATTTGGCTACCATATGATAATCTTCCAAATGACGTTAACACTAAATGGTTGAAGATACTCTAATTAACACAAAATTGTCTTAATCGGGtctaaaacaaacataaaaaataaagcaaattaaatgcctaaatataaagaaaataaatttattttttgagaacttgaaaacaaaaatttataatttattaaatatttaatttttgaaaaaaaaaagtgttaagtgattataaagttttattatatcttaaaaatttaacttcatttaTTTAGTGTAGTTAAACTAATTCTTCACATAGGAGAGAAGCGGTAGAATAGTCAAAGAATGATAGACTTTATTTCACAACTTATAGCCTAAAAATAAAGTCATAGAAGTCAATGCAATTATCTATACTAAAAATATCTTTCTCATTAGTTCCTTCGTCATGGAAGTTAGGGGTGAGCATAAATATTCAACCCGACCTAACCGTGATATCCGAGAAAGAAATCATGCATACGGTTTGCTCTATTCGGATTCGGTTTGAACGGATAAGATAATATGGATAAATATGGATAGAAACGGTCGGGTAcgaattctattttaaattttcgtggTTACTCGACCCGACCTACAATCAATGACTTTTCCATTAACCTAATTTGTTGCCAACGTCTTTCTCCACTTCCAACTTTTGAAAACCAGCAATCTTTCAAACACAACTTCTCCTCTGTTTCAAGTTTCTTGCATCTGAACTGCAAGCATCTCCCCAACAAACGATTTTGCCTTTGGAAGAGATTTGTCATGATCATAGTGTCATCGTTTTCTACTTCAGGTGAAACGCGCAATCTCCAGCGAGTTGCAGCGGTGGGTGATAAAGCTTGCGGCGGTGCATAGGGAGGAGCTGCGGTGAGGGGGTGACGCACAATCTACTGTGGAGTTCGTGTCTTCCGATCTGGTTTTGTGTCTCAGGCAAGTGCACGCAGCGGACAACTGTGGGATTGTGAACCCATCTACTCCGATCTGTGTTGTAGGTGACGAAGTGGTCTCCGATCTGTATTGTAGATGGCGAGGTAGTGGTGTTTGGTTAGTCCGCACAGTGACGTGGTGATGGAAAGAATCAGGATTGCGGAGAAGATAGAGGAAGCCATGGCAGACTGAAAGGTGATGGAAGTTACGTTTTCACATTTTTATAGTTTATTCGGATAAACTGCACTCACCCATGCTTAACCGGATCCGAATTAACCCGAACCCGCCGaatccaaaaactaaaaaaatcaaatatgaattttaaatatcaatattcaGATTTGGTTGGATCGATCTTGTTGGATCGATCTTGTTGGATCCGAACCCGATCCAACATGACCGGTCGGCCCTAATGGAAGTTTTCTTcaacttaaaattaatatgcGCCGTGGGCCCGATTAAGACTTTCGGTCAAAGAAATTTGTTTAGTGGGTCTATCACGTAACTTTTggttcaattatattattttataaagtgaCACATCATTATGATCTATGGTCTATGATGTTCTAATTGAGATATTTCCATTACATCATTTGCGTCGCATcaaacatatattattaaagataaaaataacatCACGTAACAACATTATACCGAAACTCATGACCatacaaaatgaagaaaaatatgtatttagaTAAGTCATTCCCActattctagaaaaaaaaaaaattggtataaGATAACATTAAACCATGAACAGTCATCTGCGAGTCAATTTGACCCATGAGTTTGTGtcaaaattaatatgtattaatttttttttacaaattttaatataaattaattttttattcgaCCCATCTAAAACTTGATTTATCTGAATTGAACTTGTAATGAGTCAAGTTAGTGAGTCAATCTGCAAATAAAGAGTCATATGAGTGTTTTTGTTAAATTGAGCTTTACATTTAGGTCaggttaagttatttttttagtcaacacataaataatttgtattttttgtgattttggtttgtatttagattgtattgaagtttatttagattttaattagaaatttaatttaattttgactgaaaaaaatgtattttttttaattgagtccGTGAGCCAACGTATTTAACCTACCAATCCATGATGGAATGAGCtggattcaattttttttttctcgttaaTAAATGAACCGGACTGAGTTGACTTAGTAAATGATCAACTTATGACAGGTCCGAACCGAAATATCTGTTTCGACAACTCTACTTTTCTTTAAGAAATCaccaaaaattcaaaatctcATAACAATAAATTGATAcctttttcttctaatttatcTGCTCATTTCCaaattattacaacttgaaTTTTTAACTACCCTTATACTACATGAAATATGCTATTTAAACATGCATTAAGCTGATTCAAAAGAACAGATTTACTATTACACCTTATTAAACTATTACGGGGATAACCTTATTATAGCCCAAAAATATgcattaaaacataaatactaATATCACGTAACAATAACTTAATTCTAAACACCTTCACAATTGACTAAGTGTAACGGATTCAAGGGTCACTTGCAATCCAAAACATTATTCAACCAACTACCaatatttaaaaggaaaatatatattcatagaaaaaaaaagaacattaacacttaataacttaatatatatttagaaagaataagataataaatttataggtTATATGATGTAAtaagaaagagataaaaaaataataatagttgtGTAATAGATGATACAGAAGGAGGGATACAATATGAAAACCTCTTTAAAGGAAACCAATTccagttttgtttttttaccaCGATTGCTTATATGAGTGATACAATAATTATCATTCTTTAATTATcttctctaaaaaaaaaatgtcacaaattttatatttaaatgaatataaCCAATATTATCGCTGGACATCCcaattattagaaataaaataaatttataatatatatatatatatatatatatatatatatattaaattttattttaaaaattaattttataaattgagtTACCAAAATTCCCTCTCGACAACTATTCAATTTACATCTCAAGCTAAATAACAGAAAAACAAATAGTAGCATTTAAcggttaaaatgaaaaaaaaataaaaaataaaaaataagaattaaccACCAAGTTATTACAACATGTAATGCATATACTACACTGTTCTGATTgagtttgaatattttatttaaggtCGAGTTTGAATCTtaggaatgaaaaaaaaaaaacaaaagaaagttgATTGAAAGGGAAGGAATTGTTATCGTATGGTACTTTGTATCTATCTATAAATATCTTTAAACAACAAGCTCCCTTCATCAATTCTAGCAACAACTTATCTTACCTTGTCTCGGccctttcaaaatttatatgaaCAGGGGAAACAAAAACAACCACTGAGAATGAGGTTACTAGAGATGGTGACAACTTTTGTTTTTGTGCTGGTTCTACATCCTCCTTCTCTTAAAAATGTAGAATCACTAAATTTCAACATAACAAACTTCGATGACCCTGAGAGTGCAAAAAACATGGCATACGTGGGTGATGGCAAAGCCAGTAACGGGAGCGTAGAACTCAACATTGTGGACTATCTTTTCCGTGTTGGAAGAGCCTTGTCTGCAAAACCTCTGCACCTGTGGGACCAATCATCCGGTGTTGTCACAGACTTCACCACGCGCTTCACTTTCTCCATTGACAGAGCCACCAACGGCACCTATGCTGACGGTTTCGCCTTCTACATGGCCCCTCATGGCTACCCGATTCCTCCTAACTCAGGTGGTGGTACTTTTGCTCTTTTCAACACAACCTCCAACACCTTTATTCGCCAAAACCATGTCCTCGCCGTTGAGTTTGACACATTTAATGGCACCATTGACCCTCCAATGCAGCACGTTGGCATAGACGACAACTCTCTAAAATCCGTGGCTTTTGCCAAGTTTGACATTGACAAAAACCTTGGAAAGAAATGCAACGTTTTGATAGCCTACAGTGCCTCCAACAAGACCCTCTTCGTGGCTTGGTCTTTCAACGAAACAGCAACGTCACACTCTAATTCTTCACTTTCTTACAAGATTGACCTCATGGAAATTCTACCCGAGTGGGTGGACGTCGGGTTCTCCGCTGCTACAGGCGAATTAAGAGAACGCAACGTTATTCACTCGTGGGAGTTTAGTTCAACGTTGAATTCCGATGCTACGGATAATTCCTCCGGTGAGGGGTACCGTGGGAACGGAAAAGGAAATGTTTTGATGGTTGCTGTGTTGACTTCTTTGACGGTCTTGGTGGTCGTGGTTGGGAGTGTTGCAGTTTGGGCAATGATGACGAAGAAAAGAAGGGATAAGGTTGATAAGAGTAATGACGGTGAAGTGGGAGCTAACTCGGTTAAGTTTGATTTGGATAGGTCAACTATACCAAGAAGATTTGATTACAAAGAACTACTTGCAGCCACCAACGGATTCGCAGATGATAGAAAGCTTGGACGAGGAGGCTCGGGACAGGTTTACAAAGGGGTTCTGAGTAATTTAGGAAGGGTTGTTGCTGTGAAAAGGATTTTCGCCAACTTCGCAAATTCAGAGAGAGTTTTCATCAATGAGGTTAGGGTTATAAGCCGTCTTATACACAAAAACTTGGTGCAGTTCGTAGGGTGGTGCCACGAGCAAGGTGAGTTTCTGTTGCTTTTTGAGTACATGCCTAATGGAAGCCTCGACACTCATCTCTTTGGGGACAAAAAACCTTTGACCTGGGATGTTAGGTGAGTTACATAACATATGTTATTTTcttgaatatatttattaccCGTTTGAAATTTTGGAACATAATATATTTCAAGAACAGACTGTTCTCCATCACTTAATAATATAGTAATTGCCATGTGTTTGGCAACACATCTGATACTAGTGGATGGATCACCCCTGAgctaaaaaaataacttctCTGTCTTTTGTTGCCATGAacgtgaaaaaaagaaaatacatcattaaaaaaacattGGCAAACATGCATTTAATTTTCTTGCATTGTATACATATTTACTTCCTACTTTCTTGTGATAGAGTAATTGTCTTATGCAAATCAAAACCTTACTACATGCTTTTGAATTCTTTGGTTTCATCTCAATTCTCCCCACAGGTACAAAGTAGCATTAGGAGTGGCTGCCGCAGTTCGTTATCTTCACGAGGATGCGGAGCAGTGTGTTCTTCACAGGGATATTAAGTCAGCAAATGTGTTGTTGGACACAGATTTTAGCACCAAGCTTGGGGATTTTGGAATGGCAAAGTTTGTGGATCCGAGGTTGAGGACTGAAAGGACAGGGGTGGTGGGGACTTACGGGTACCTTGCCCCAGAATACATGAACGGAGGTAGGGCTAGTAAGGAATCAGACATTTATAGTTTTGGGGTTGTGGCTCTTGAGATCGCATGTGGAAGGAGGACTTACCGTGATGGAGAGTTTCATGTGCCTCTGATGAACTGGGTGTGGCAACGGTATGTGGAAGGGAATGTGATGGATGTTGTTGATG from Vigna unguiculata cultivar IT97K-499-35 chromosome 8, ASM411807v1, whole genome shotgun sequence encodes:
- the LOC114193472 gene encoding L-type lectin-domain containing receptor kinase IX.1-like yields the protein MRLLEMVTTFVFVLVLHPPSLKNVESLNFNITNFDDPESAKNMAYVGDGKASNGSVELNIVDYLFRVGRALSAKPLHLWDQSSGVVTDFTTRFTFSIDRATNGTYADGFAFYMAPHGYPIPPNSGGGTFALFNTTSNTFIRQNHVLAVEFDTFNGTIDPPMQHVGIDDNSLKSVAFAKFDIDKNLGKKCNVLIAYSASNKTLFVAWSFNETATSHSNSSLSYKIDLMEILPEWVDVGFSAATGELRERNVIHSWEFSSTLNSDATDNSSGEGYRGNGKGNVLMVAVLTSLTVLVVVVGSVAVWAMMTKKRRDKVDKSNDGEVGANSVKFDLDRSTIPRRFDYKELLAATNGFADDRKLGRGGSGQVYKGVLSNLGRVVAVKRIFANFANSERVFINEVRVISRLIHKNLVQFVGWCHEQGEFLLLFEYMPNGSLDTHLFGDKKPLTWDVRYKVALGVAAAVRYLHEDAEQCVLHRDIKSANVLLDTDFSTKLGDFGMAKFVDPRLRTERTGVVGTYGYLAPEYMNGGRASKESDIYSFGVVALEIACGRRTYRDGEFHVPLMNWVWQRYVEGNVMDVVDERLKKDFNVDEMRSLIIVGLWCTNPNDKERPKAAQVIKVLELEAPLPELPLDLHDRPPASLVTYSQQPNSQSMQTLPFTDSFISIGR